A region from the Polaribacter sp. Hel1_33_78 genome encodes:
- the thrS gene encoding threonine--tRNA ligase produces MIKITLPDGTIKEFAKNSTPMDVAKSISEGFARNVISANFNDTTLETTTPLTTDGSLILYTFKDDGGKKAFWHSSAHVLAEAILSFYPKAKLTIGPAIDNGFYYDVDLGENVISDKDFKKLESKFLEIARGKHEFSLRPVSKADALTLYKEENNQYKVELIENLTDGDITFCDHSNFTDLCRGGHIPNTGIIKAIKIMSVAGAYWRGDENNNQLTRVYGISFPKQKMLTEYLELLEEAKKRDHRKLGRELELFTFSQKVGAGLPLWLPKGAALRGRLEDFLKRAQKKAGYEMVMTPHIGQKELYVTSGHYEKYGADSFQSIKTPKMDEEFLLKPMNCPHHCEVYNFKPYSYKDLPKRFAEFGTVYRYEQSGELHGLTRVRGFTQDDAHIFCTPEQLDQEFKDVIDLVLYVFGSLGFEDFTAQVSVRDKSNPDKYIGDVETWEIAENAIISAATDKGLDFVIEEGEAAFYGPKLDFMVKDALGRSWQLGTIQVDYNLPKRFDLTYKGADNQLHRPVMIHRAPFGSMERFIAVLLEHTGGNFPLWLTPDQVILLPISDKYQKYSEKVLESLENSEIRALVDNRNEKTGRKIRDAEVNKTPFMVIVGEKEEQDGTVSVRRHGQGDIGSFTIEEFISLIKTEESKTLKKF; encoded by the coding sequence ATGATTAAAATTACTTTACCTGACGGAACTATTAAGGAGTTTGCTAAAAACAGTACTCCGATGGATGTTGCAAAAAGCATTAGTGAAGGGTTTGCTAGAAACGTAATCTCAGCAAACTTTAATGACACAACACTTGAGACCACTACTCCATTAACCACTGATGGTTCATTAATTTTATATACGTTTAAAGATGATGGCGGTAAGAAAGCATTCTGGCATTCTTCTGCGCATGTTTTAGCCGAAGCTATTTTAAGTTTTTACCCGAAAGCTAAATTAACCATTGGACCTGCCATTGACAACGGTTTTTACTATGATGTAGATTTAGGAGAGAATGTAATTTCTGATAAAGATTTCAAAAAATTAGAAAGTAAATTTTTAGAGATTGCTCGCGGAAAACATGAGTTTTCTTTACGACCAGTTTCTAAAGCAGATGCTTTAACATTATATAAGGAAGAGAACAACCAGTATAAAGTTGAATTAATTGAAAATTTAACGGATGGAGATATTACTTTTTGTGACCATAGTAACTTTACTGATTTATGTAGAGGAGGGCACATACCAAACACTGGAATTATAAAAGCTATTAAAATAATGAGTGTTGCCGGTGCTTATTGGCGAGGTGATGAAAATAATAATCAATTAACTCGTGTTTATGGAATTAGTTTTCCAAAGCAAAAGATGCTAACTGAATATTTAGAGCTATTAGAAGAAGCAAAAAAACGTGATCACCGAAAACTTGGAAGAGAATTAGAATTATTTACATTTTCTCAAAAAGTAGGTGCTGGTTTGCCTTTATGGTTGCCAAAAGGAGCTGCTTTAAGAGGACGTTTAGAAGATTTCTTAAAGAGAGCTCAGAAAAAAGCAGGTTATGAGATGGTGATGACACCACATATTGGTCAGAAAGAATTGTATGTTACTTCTGGACATTACGAAAAATACGGTGCCGATAGTTTTCAATCAATAAAGACTCCTAAGATGGATGAAGAGTTTTTATTAAAACCTATGAACTGTCCACATCACTGTGAAGTTTATAACTTTAAACCGTATTCTTATAAAGATTTACCCAAACGTTTTGCAGAATTTGGTACTGTATACAGATATGAGCAAAGCGGAGAGTTACATGGATTAACTCGCGTTAGGGGATTTACACAAGATGATGCTCATATTTTCTGTACACCAGAACAATTAGATCAAGAATTTAAAGACGTAATCGATTTAGTATTGTATGTTTTTGGTTCGTTAGGTTTTGAGGATTTTACTGCTCAAGTTTCTGTAAGAGATAAAAGTAACCCCGACAAATACATAGGTGATGTTGAAACTTGGGAAATAGCTGAAAATGCCATTATAAGTGCAGCGACAGATAAAGGCTTAGACTTTGTAATTGAAGAAGGTGAAGCTGCCTTTTATGGTCCTAAATTAGACTTTATGGTAAAAGATGCTTTAGGCAGAAGTTGGCAACTTGGAACGATTCAAGTTGATTATAATCTACCAAAACGTTTTGATTTAACCTACAAAGGGGCAGATAATCAATTACACAGACCCGTAATGATTCACAGAGCACCATTTGGCTCCATGGAGCGTTTTATCGCAGTACTACTAGAACATACGGGGGGTAACTTCCCTCTTTGGTTAACTCCAGATCAAGTTATCTTGCTGCCAATCAGTGATAAATATCAAAAATATTCAGAAAAAGTTTTAGAATCGTTAGAAAATTCCGAAATTCGCGCCCTCGTAGATAACCGAAATGAAAAAACTGGTCGCAAGATTAGAGATGCAGAAGTAAACAAGACACCATTTATGGTAATTGTTGGTGAGAAAGAAGAGCAAGACGGAACGGTTTCTGTTAGACGACATGGCCAAGGAGATATAGGATCATTTACAATTGAAGAATTTATTTCGTTAATTAAAACTGAAGAAAGCAAAACATTGAAGAAATTTTAA